A window of Fragaria vesca subsp. vesca linkage group LG7, FraVesHawaii_1.0, whole genome shotgun sequence contains these coding sequences:
- the LOC101291576 gene encoding uncharacterized protein LOC101291576, giving the protein MDPTHHLPLQILRSDPTPPAPNRSDPLGSAVDWLPDFLDLSWLAYGASSLLVVSHFPSPLSENETAIGPIFRQVFELSGDPSAAVKAVSWSPVTPSLGEVAAAAENCVWVFSHDSGSSKGSFCWSQNAVLVHSAKVEAIGWTGSGDGIIASGIEVVLWKRNGRSWEIAWKFKAEQPQSLVSATWSVEGPFATAAYQSKWLIEGLLTKEASKCVLVCQRDGKSEFIKSELQHPRPVSMIQWRPLTGIPLSRDAKHPSRHVLLTCCLDGTVRLWCEVDDGRARKVSKDINDHKTTRWSFSVAAVIEINQALNGILGIDIYVTWVIETGGVYKTSARAKQLFSAKGYEHDQVGNCEWLVGFGPGMLVKFWALHCLDDVSPVRFPRVTLWKTQELQVLERGDVHRTGLSNFKDRIPLNKVVISRNCLSGPPEVCSLIQLLPCNSLVWTLLYTQTSNNVGDLSLNKPGTENTLSCSAGGLLNLDGHAGRILQVAVHPYSCELELAVSLDSDGLLLFWFFSTISNHILGRPTLIPTWEIRGKLATQSSCSRYTSVRWAPSIVNEVAVLLMGHAGGIDCFIVKIHQDEEQIIECHYLCTIPFTGHGPYEDGPNSISAIPLPPTCHEIQRCSKFMLIGVWMNGFEALSWEITLHTFDLSGGYCDCDFETGYGPDSMWGFEGTFASIRYCLKVNACSSQIPDPYIHDEVTSFALVCPGSMMRIEKKLGPTIDQCSSCPAYLMATGCSDGTVKLWRSRIDKLSNPNIPWELVGMFLAHKGPISTVCLSDCGRKIATICKDFSSNTVGTLHIWSPIHLAGAGSFMLEDTLSFDQELVALKWLPLGNGQLLLGVCTLRQLRVYSIGRCGGQALLNPEKSVKKNIWVCIASTHTFPHICDFFWGPRATAVFIHKSYFCINSQWLFLVDKKHLADSQSNDMAESCMHSVGGMKEDTISAIFFDCELQQFDKTLLNESRRDCKSGTPFKTDLKKDYLSSSLFVASSQLDCAWGTKLGLWSMLEVLEKLSGSLPVYHPEALFMNIYSGNWKRAYIALRHLNDFLSSASSSGSKHYPSKSSSFVPQILLSTFLDGIISNDSNVKGFQWSGDAVTSSSQLQRDFGQFTYSLDSHASNNLFSSSSTKYGLVDFVDHLEKLYELAALTNTERMQILAIFDLLNEMTNSNSGSPYESLDEPGRRFWIALRFQQLHFFRKFGKSVSVEELVVDSKLIVWAYHSDCQENLFGSFLPNEPSWQEMRNLGVGFWFTNTAQLRSRMEKLARLQYLKRKDPKDCALLYIALNRIQVLSGLFKISKDEKDKPLVAFLSRNFQEEKNKAAALKNAYVLMGRHQLELAVAFFLLGGDTSSAVSICAKNLGDEQLAVVICRLTEGRGGPLERHLISKSLLPFATERGDSWLASLLEWELGNYCQSFIRMLGLQINSATEMYATLSNGGAFSDPNVGLYCLLLTTKNSMRNAVGERNTAILSRWAVFMTATALKRCGLPIEALEYLSSATTIFGDTDQGTVADIGDFEKLHGILNPSPKNSSNWLSSNVVSHLEFHARLDLALQYLSTLVREHPSWPDTVGASSRAISHINECENHEHVKVLQTFRQKLYAAVHHLEQKFSVVPFHLISMATRETSLLCSRVIAACSITFSKLKPDCLEKNMSGDIGRACSNAWEYYFQGLILSIRSLRSALQIISVSSTEDLIMKPLVIIDWIEYYVQFAYAWLQNNSNVLILLMQPLLITFTNGHTPYEVDLLDLKKILLQIAESVPQNSLIDNVCTGLQGSQGTDVEHLIPQDERWQIVGVCLWQHISRLMKHKSGMLSNKLDDSCISGIPHGKKFSWMPCSENLGPDDNRVEELTGLVSLSMVKLLKTTLAHVSSYHVKRLVSHLQHKMDNGMHVMTLVWLEDYKQSQTRGLNQHLNQEMLKLETLGEKHGSDILWDTCADPKIISESFAQEKVNWFQSLDHKPSKGWNNICRGITTVDETEETHNRELTPKSTSASSSEAGLPSRSLFRSGHSFLSGWQKDTTLTKEISPFLNPKEIYKRNGELLEALCLNSVNQKQAAIASNRKGILFFNWKDDMHDRDHSDFVWSEADWPLNGWAGSESTPAPTFVSPGVGLGIKKGSHLGLGGATVGVGSLARSARDLTVGGAFGNQGYPGMAVSGLGWETREDFEEVVDPPPTVENANTRVFSSHPSRPFFLVGSSNTHIYLWEFGKDKATATYGVLPAASVPPPYALASISALQFDHCGHRFATAALDGTVCTWQLEVGGRSNIRPTESSLCFNSHASDVAYVTSSGSIIAVAGYSSSSVNVVIWDTLAPPTTSRASIICHEGGARSLSVFDNDIGSGSISPLIVTGGKGGDVGLHDFRYIATGRSKRHRHTDKGEQAVKTSSNIDHHSGDGNRFGEQNQNGMLWYIPKAHSGSVTKISTIPNTSLFLTGSKDGDVKLWDAKRAKLVYHWPKLHERHTFLQPSSRGFGGVVQAAVTDIKVVSEGFLTCGGDGTVKLVHLKDHQY; this is encoded by the exons GTTCTTTTTGTTGGAGCCAGAATGCAGTACTTGTACACTCTGCAAAGGTGGAGGCAATTGGATGGACGGGATCAGGGGATGGAATTATTGCCAGTGGCATTGAGGTGGTTTTGTGGAAAAGAAATGGTAGGTCTTGGGAAATTGCTTGGAAGTTTAAAGCCGAACAACCGCAAAGTTTGGTCTCTGCAACTTGGTCTGTTGAAGGACCTTTTGCAACTGCTGCTTATCAGAGTAAATGGCTGATTGAAGGTTTGTTGACTAAGGAGGCTAGCAAATGCGTGTTAGTATGCCAGCGAGATGGCAAATCTGAGTTTATTAAATCTGAGCTACAACATCCTCGTCCCGTCTCAATGATTCAATGGAGGCCATTAACAGGAATACCTTTAAGCAGAGATGCAAAACATCCATCAAGGCATGTGCTACTCACTTGTTGCTTAGATGGAACTGTCAGGTTATGGTGCGAGGTTGATGATGGACGGGCAAGAAAAGTTTCTAAGGACATTAATGATCACAAAACCACAAGGTGGTCATTTTCTGTAGCCGCTGTAATCGAGATAAACCAGGCACTGAATGGCATTTTGGGCATTGATATTTATGTTACGTGGGTGATAGAAACTGGGGGTGTATACAAAACTAGTGCGAGGGCTAAACAATTATTCTCTGCAAAAGGTTATGAACATGACCAGGTTGGTAATTGTGAGTGGTTAGTTGGGTTTGGTCCTGGAATGCTAGTGAAGTTTTGGGCTTTACACTGTCTCGATGATGTCTCCCCAGTAAGATTTCCCCGGGTTACATTATGGAAGACACAAGAACTACAAGTCCTGGAACGTGGAGATGTTCATAGGACTGGACTTTCAAATTTTAAAGATAGAATACCACTTAATAAAGTTGTTATCTCGAGGAACTGCTTGTCTGGTCCACCAGAAGTCTGCTCTTTGATTCAGTTGTTACCTTGCAATTCATTGGTTTGGACACTGTTGTATACTCAAACATCAAATAATGTAGGGGATCTTTCGCTTAATAAACCTGGTACGGAGAACACTTTATCATGTTCAGCTGGTGGGCTCTTGAATTTGGATGGTCATGCTGGAAGAATCTTACAAGTGGCAGTACATCCTTATAGTTGTGAGCTTGAACTTGCTGTCTCCTTAGATTCTGATGGATTGCTTCTTTTTTGGTTTTTCTCTACCATTTCCAACCATATCTTGGGCCGTCCAACACTAATTCCAACGTGGGAAATCCGTGGGAAGCTTGCAACTCAAAGTTCATGTTCCAGATATACAAGTGTGCGGTGGGCACCGTCAATAGTAAATGAAGTAGCTGTTCTTCTTATGGGACATGCTGGAGGAATTGATTGCTTTATTGTAAAAATTCATCAGGATGAGGAACAAATTATAGAATGTCACTACTTATGCACTATACCTTTTACAGGTCATGGTCCTTATGAGGATGGGCCCAACAGTATCTCTGCAATTCCTTTGCCTCCAACTTGTCATGAAATTCAAAGATGTAGTAAATTTATGCTTATAGGTGTATGGATGAATGGGTTTGAAGCTCTTTCATGGGAAATCACCTTACATACTTTTGATCTATCTGGAGGTTACTGTGACTGTGATTTTGAGACTGGATATGGTCCTGACAGTATGTGGGGATTTGAAGGTACTTTCGCCAGTATAAGATATTGTCTAAAAGTAAATGCTTGCTCATCGCAGATACCTGATCCATACATCCATGATGAGGTTACAAGTTTTGCTCTGGTCTGTCCAGGTAGTATGATGCGTATTGAAAAGAAATTGGGTCCTACTATTGATCAATGCTCTAGTTGTCCTGCTTATTTAATGGCGACAGGCTGCTCAGATGGTACTGTGAAGTTGTGGAGGAGTAGAATTGATAAACTATCAAATCCTAACATTCCGTGGGAGCTTGTGGGAATGTTTTTGGCACATAAAGGCCCTATTAGCACTGTATGCTTGTCTGACTGTGGTCGGAAGATTGCAACCATCTGCAAGGATTTTTCTTCTAATACTGTTGGCACTCTTCATATATGGAGTCCTATACATCTTGCAGGTGCAGGGTCTTTTATGTTAGAAGATACATTATCCTTTGATCAAGAACTTGTTGCTCTGAAGTGGCTGCCTTTGGGAAATGGTCAGTTACTACTTGGAGTTTGTACACTGCGTCAGTTGCGAGTATATTCTATTGGGCGTTGTGGTGGTCAGGCTCTGTTAAACCCCGAAAAATCAGTGAAAAAGAACATCTGGGTTTGCATTGCCTCTACTCATACTTTCCCTCACATTTGTGACTTCTTTTGGGGACCCAGAGCAACAGCCGTCTTTATTCATAAGAGTTACTTCTGTATAAATAGTCAGTGGTTGTTCCTTGTAGATAAGAAACATCTTGCTGATAGTCAGTCAAATGACATGGCAGAAAGTTGCATGCATTCTGTGGGTGGAATGAAAGAAGACACTATTTCTGCAATATTCTTTGATTGTGAACTTCAACAATTTGATAAAACATTACTTAACGAGAGTAGAAGAGATTGCAAGTCTGGTACACCATTCAAGACTGATTTGAAAAAGGACTATCTATCTAGCAGCTTGTTTGTAGCGAGCTCTCAACTGGATTGCGCTTGGGGTACTAAGCTAGGTTTATGGTCAATGCTTGAAGTGCTGGAGAAGTTAAGTGGATCTCTGCCGGTTTATCACCCAGAGGCCCTCTTTATGAATATCTATTCAG GAAACTGGAAGCGCGCGTATATTGCATTGAGGCATCTTAATGATTTTCTCTCTTCTGCTTCTTCATCTGGGAGCAAGCATTACCCTTCAAAGTCTAGCAGTTTTGTTCCACAGATTTTGTTGTCAACATTTCTTGATGGGATTATCTCAAATGATTCAAATGTTAAAGGATTTCAATGGAGTGGTGATGCAGTCACTTCATCTTCTCAGTTGCAGAGAGACTTTGGCCAGTTTACATACAGTTTGGACTCTCATGCTTCCAATAATTTGTTCAGTTCATCTTCAACAAAATATGGACTTGTTGATTTTGTTGATCATCTAGAGAAGTTGTATGAATTAGCAGCTCTAACCAACACTGAGAGGATGCAGATTCTTGCTATTTTTGATCTTCTCAATGAAATGACTAATTCAAACTCTGGTTCTCCATATGAAAGTCTGGACGAACCTGGACGGAG GTTCTGGATTGCATTGAGGTTTCAGCAACTACATTTTTTCCGGAAGTTTGGTAAATCAGTATCCGTGGAGGAATTGGTTGTTGACTCTAAGTTGATTGTATGGGCCTACCACTCTGATTGCCAGGAAAATTTGTTTGGATCTTTCCTACCCAATGAACCATCTTGGCAAGAAATGCGGAATTTGGGTGTAGGATTTTGGTTTACAAATACAGCACAATTGCGATCAAGG ATGGAAAAACTAGCAAGGTTGCAATATCTGAAGAGGAAGGATCCTAAGGATTGTGCATTGCTGTATATTGCACTGAATAGAATTCAAGTTCTATCAGGACTTTTCAAAATTAGCAAGGATGAGAAGGACAAGCCTTTAGTCGCGTTTCTTTCACGCAATTTTCAG GAAGAGAAAAACAAGGCAGCTGCCTTGAAGAACGCATATGTCTTGATGGGTAGGCATCAACTGGAGTTGGCTGTTGCTTTCTTTCTGCTTGGAGGTGATACTTCTTCTGCTGTCAGTATTTGTGCAAAGAACCTTGGGGACGAACAGCTTGCAGTTGTAATTTGCCGGCTTACTGAAGGGCGAGGTGGACCATTAGAGAGACACTTGATTTCGAAGTCTCTATTACCATTTGCAACTGAAAGGGGTGACTCCTGGTTAGCTAGCCTTCTGGAG TGGGAGCTGGGGAACTACTGTCAATCTTTTATAAGGATGCTTGGACTCCAGATAAATTCTGCAACTGAGATGTATGCGACTTTGTCCAATGGTGGTGCTTTTTCAGACCCAAATGTTGGTCTGTATTGTCTATTGCTAACAACCAAGAACAGCATGAGGAATGCTGTAGGGGAGCGAAATACTGCAATCCTCAGTAGGTGGGCAGTATTTATGACAGCTACTGCCTTAAAAAGATGTGGACTTCCA ATCGAAGCTTTGGAGTACCTTTCATCTGCCACAACCATTTTTGGAGACACCGATCAAGGGACTGTAGCAGACATCGGGGATTTTGAGAAGCTACATGGAATTCTGAATCCTTCTCCAAAGAATTCTTCAAATTGGTTATCAAGTAATGTGGTATCCCATCTGGAGTTCCATGCCAGATTAGATTTGGCACTTCAATACTTATCAACGTTGGTAAGAGAGCATCCAAGTTGGCCAGACACTGTTGGTGCATCTTCCAGAGCTATTTCACATATAAATGAGTGCGAGAATCATGAACATGTAAAAGTTCTTCAGACTTTCCGCCAGAAATTATATGCAGCAGTTCATCATTTGGAGCAGAAGTTTTCAGTTGTTCCTTTTCATCTGATCAGCATG GCTACCAGAGAAACTTCCCTTTTATGTTCACGCGTTATTGCTGCCTGCAGCATAACTTTCTCTAAACTGAAGCCAGATTGTTTAGAAAAAAATATGTCTGGTGATATTGGACGTGCATGCTCAAATGCTTGGGAGTATTACTTTCAAGGTCTTATACTGTCAATTCGGAGTTTAAGGAGTGCTTTGCAAATTATTTCTGTCTCGTCTACTGAAGACCTCATCATGAAACCCCTTGTCATCATTGATTGGATTGAGTATTATGTACAGTTTGCTTATGCATGGCTTCAAAACAACTCAAATGTTCTCATCCTATTGATGCAACCGCTGCTGATCACATTTACCAATGGGCATACACCTTATGAAGTTGATTTGCTTGATCTGAAGAAAATCCTCCTTCAGATTGCAGAATCGGTGCCCCAAAATTCTTTGATTGATAATGTATGCACAGGCCTTCAGGGCTCTCAGGGTACTGATGTAGAACATTTAATTCCACAAGATGAAAGGTGGCAAATCGTAGGGGTTTGTTTATGGCAACACATATCCAGACTCATGAAACATAAGTCAGGTATGTTATCTAATAAACTTGATGACAGCTGTATTTCTGGTATTCCCCATGGAAAAAAATTCTCATGGATGCCTTGCTCTGAAAATTTGGGTCCTGATGACAACAGAGTAGAAGAACTGACTGGGTTGGTTTCATTGTCCATGGTTAAGTTATTGAAGACCACACTTGCACATGTTTCTTCTTATCATGTGAAGCGTCTAGTATCACATCTGCAGCATAAGATGGATAATGGGATGCATGTAATGACTCTTGTTTGGTTAGAAGATTATAAGCAGTCTCAGACAAGAGGCCTCAATCAGCATTTGAATCAGGAGATGCTCAAATTGGAGACATTAGGTGAAAAGCATGGATCTGACATATTATGGGATACCTGTGCAGATCCTAAAATAATATCTGAGAGTTTCGCTCAGGAAAAAGTAAACTGGTTTCAGTCGCTTGATCATAAACCGTCTAAAGGATGGAATAACATATGTAGAGGCATCACTACTGTAGATGAGACCGAGGAAACTCATAATCGTGAACTTACACCTAAGAGTACTTCTGCCAGTAGCAGTGAAGCTGGATTACCTTCTAGAAGTCTATTTCGCAGTGGCCACTCCTTCCTTAGCGGATGGCAGAAAGATACAACCCTTACGAAGGAGATCTCGCCTTTCCTGAACCCAAAAGAAATATATAAGAGAAATGGGGAGCTTTTGGAG GCATTATGTCTCAACTCTGTTAATCAGAAACAAGCTGCTATTGCAAGCAACCGAAAG GGCATCCTATTTTTTAATTGGAAAGATGATATGCATGATAGAGATCATTCAGACTTTGTCTGGTCAGAGGCTGATTGGCCACTGAACGGGTGGGCTGGTTCTGAATCAACCCCAGCCCCAACATTTGTGTCTCCTGGTGTTGGTCTTGGAATTAAAAAAGGATCACACCTTGGACTGGGTGGAGCAACTGTTGGTGTGGGTTCTTTAGCAAGGTCGGCAAGAGACTTGACAGTTGGAGGAGCATTTGGGAATCAAGGATATCCTGGAATGGCTGTGTCTGGTTTAGGTTGGGAGACTCGTGAGGACTTTGAGGAGGTTGTTGACCCACCACCTACTGTTGAGAATGCAAACACAAGGGTTTTTTCCAGTCACCCATCCCGACCTTTCTTCTTAGTTGGTTCCAGCAATACACACATTTACTTATGGGAG TTTGGCAAGGACAAAGCTACTGCAACTTACGGAGTTCTGCCTGCTGCAAGCGTCCCTCCACCTTATGCTCTTGCATCGATATCTGCTTTGCAGTTTGATCACTGTGGACACAGATTTGCTACCGCTGCCTTAGATGGAACTGTATGCACATGGCAGCTGGAGGTGGGAGGAAGGAGTAATATTCGGCCTACAGAATCATCTCTGTGCTTTAACAGTCATGCATC GGATGTTGCTTATGTCACATCGAGTGGATCAATCATTGCTGTGGCTGGATATAGCTCCAGTAGTGTTAATGTGGTCATATGGGATACATTGGCTCCACCTACTACCTCACGAGCTTCCATTATTTGTCATGAAG GTGGTGCGCGCTCGCTTTCTGTGTTCGACAATGACATAGGAAGCGGATCTATTTCACCCCTGATTGTGACTGGTGGTAAAGGTGGTGATGTTGGACTTCACGACTTCCGGTATATTGCTACTGGAAGGAGTAAAAGGCACAGGCATACTGATAAAGGTGAACAAGCTGTGAAGACATCATCAAATATTGACCATCATTCTGGGGATGGTAACAGATTTGGGGAACAAAATCAGAATGGGATGCTATGGTATATACCAAAGGCTCACTCAG GGAGTGTCACCAAGATATCCACAATTCCAAATACCAGTTTGTTCTTAACGGGAAGCAAAGATGGAGATGTTAAGCTTTGGGATGCCAAGAGAGCTAAGTTGGTATATCACTGGCCAAAATTGCATGAAAGGCACACGTTTTTGCAACCAAGCTCTCGAGGTTTTGGTGGAGTAGTTCAG GCTGCTGTCACAGACATAAAAGTTGTTTCAGAAGGTTTTCTTACATGCGGTGGAGATGGAACTGTAAAGCTGGTTCACCTTAAAGACCACCAATATTAG
- the LOC101291872 gene encoding zinc finger MYM-type protein 1-like codes for MERFFKRKSDMLQPHANCEISKDIRVEAEINLSELPSDPGLRKKISDYPLSIQDQVRRVYLQRGPCQPKDHKFVKTKCGAKYRKFIVAWFNDFPNWLEYSIDKDCAYCLCCYLFKTNFRDQAGGDAFSSKGYRNWKEKSRLYVHVGDLNSAHNHALRKCEDLVNERQHIRNIINKNAKQSRTDYRICLTASVECIRFLLRQGLAFRGHDESENSSNQGNFVELLQFLADHDEQVRAVALKNAPANLKLTSPTIQKEIVNVAADAIIRDIDNALFSILVDEARDVSIKEQMAVIFRYVDKRGCVIERFIGIVHVANTTARTLKKAVDELLSKHKLSISSLRGQGFDGASNMSGELNGLKTFILKDNPTAFYVHCFAHQLQLALVTVAKKHSIVGAFFTSVANVVNIVSASSKRRDILREKQALNVIQALKVGELSSGRGLNQEIEIKRTADTRWSSHYGTLINFIALFPSIVDVLDEIANDKVGSDQKDNAYISLGLLQSFDYIFSLHLMRIVLGISHELSQALQRDDQDIVNAMDLVKICKRKLQDLRDNGWDSLLDQVVIFCGKENIMFPNMSEKHICKGKSKRKSPEITNLHYYRFDFFCAVIDLQLQELNNHFNEGKSRTYMFVYKLITLALVLPVATATVERAFSAMNIVKNRTRNRMEDQWLNDSLTMYLEKDIFNDIDNEAIIQRFQNMATRRGHL; via the exons ATGGAAAGGTTCTTTAAAAGGAAATCAGACATGTTGCAACCCCATGCAAATTGTGAAATATCAAAGGACATTCGTGTTGAGGCAGAGATAAATTTGTCAGAGCTACCATCAGATCCTGGATTGCGAAAGAAAATTTCAGACTACCCTTTGAGTATTCAAGACCAAGTTCGAAGAGTATATTTGCAAAGGGGTCCTTGTCAGCCTAAAGATCACAAATTTGTTAAGACCAAGTGTGGAGCTAAGTATAGAAAGTTCATAGTTGCTTGGTTCAATGATTTTCCTAACTGGCTGGAATATAGTATAGACAAGGATTGTGCATATTGTTTGTGTTGCTACCTATTTAAAACTAATTTCAGAGATCAAGCAGGTGGTGATGCTTTTAGTAGTAAGGGTTATCGGAATTGGAAGGAGAAATCAAGGCTATATGTTCATGTCGGAGACCTCAACAGCGCCCATAATCATGCTTTGAGAAAGTGTGAGGATCTCGTGAATGAAAGACAACACATTCGAAATATCATCAACAAGAATGCTAAGCAATCCAGAACAGATTATCGAATTTGCCTCACTGCATCAGTAGAATGTATACGGTTCCTTCTAAGACAAGGTCTTGCATTCCGGGGCCATGATGAGTCAGAAAATTCAAGCAATCAAGGTAACTTTGTTGAGCTTTTACAATTTCTTGCTGATCATGATGAACAAGTTAGAGCTGTGGCATTGAAAAACGCTCCAGCAAACCTCAAATTGACATCACCAACAATTCAGAAAGAGATAGTAAATGTTGCAGCAGATGCTATAATTAGAGACATAGATAATGCATTGTTCTCCATTCTAGTTGATGAAGCTAGAGATGTTTCTATAAAAGAGCAAATGGCTGTAATTTTTCGTTATGTGGATAAAAGGGGTTGTGTGATTGAACGTTTTATTGGCATTGTACATGTTGCCAATACCACTGCCAGAACACTCAAAAAAGCTGTAGATGAATTGCTTAGTAAGCATAAACTGAGCATATCAAGTTTACGTGGTCAAGGCTTCGATGGAGCAAGTAATATGAGTGGGGAACTAAATGGCTTAAAGACATTTATTTTGAAGGATAATCCCACTGCTTTCTATGTCCACTGTTTTGCACATCAGCTTCAGTTAGCTTTGGTGACTGTGGCAAAGAAACATAGTATTGTAGGTGCTTTCTTCACATCAGTTGCTAATGTTGTGAATATTGTTAGTGCCTCTTCCAAACGTCGAGACATTCTTCGAGAAAAGCAGGCTCTTAATGTTATTCAAGCATTGAAAGTTGGAGAACTTTCAAGTGGAAGAGGGTTAAATCAAGAAATTGAGATTAAACGTACAGCCGATACACGTTGGAGCTCACATTATGGTACGCTCATAAACTTTATAGCCTTGTTCCCTTCCATAGTTGATGTGCTAGATGAAATTGCAAATGACAAAGTAGGTTCTGATCAAAAAGATAATGCATACATTTCATTGGGGTTATTACAATCTTTTGATTACATATTTAGTTTGCATTTGATGAGGATTGTACTTGGTATTAGTCATGAGTTGTCCCAAGCATTGCAAAGAGATGATCAAGATATAGTAAATGCAATGGATTTAGTGAAAATATGCAAGAGAAAGTTGCAGGATTTGAGGGATAATGGATGGGATTCTTTACTAGACCAAGTTGTTATTTTTTGTGGCAAAGAGAATATCATGTTTCCCAACATGAGTGAGAAGCATATATGTAAAGGAAAATCAAAGCGGAAAAGTCCAGAAATCACAAACTTGCACTATTATCGTTTTGATTTCTTTTGTGCTGTGATAGATCTCCAACTTCAAGAGTTGAACAATCATTTCAATGAGG GAAAGAGTAGGACATATATGTTTGTCTATAAGCTCATTACCTTGGCACTAGTACTTCCGGTTGCAACAGCCACAGTTGAAAGAGCATTCTCTGCCATGAACATTGTAAAGAATAGAACGCGAAATCGGATGGAAGATCAGTGGTTAAATGATAGCTTAACTATGTACCTTGAGAAGGATATCTTCAATGACATTGATAATGAGGCTATAATTCAAAGGTTCCAAAACATGGCTACACGTAGAGGACATCTGTAG
- the LOC101307620 gene encoding uncharacterized protein LOC101307620 — protein sequence MAGAEARAVWQRTANRCFVQEDAKRAPKLAYCQSSSSTTKQVDAGPATATEGLDHPGAAFMPISRNRSYSNLPADTRWWLQMQPNHGYQKDLTPEQLNALEADMETLRAGFVKPTSKNSEIDQHKGEFTDGDCVKTGYEVQKKDVDAAYGENMQELQYKDMRERYEKMGMDTISYEPDPWMGGVRTEPWWRTTDRDELASLVAQKSLDHIENCDLPPPQKLYHKRHPYAAHAGLSDHDGLLGTSLDRKAQANSLSNMTTRAQGFSDTGVTFGKCGEAADEEHSDTSLRDLIDLQKLTDGDPTKAQLIEALCHSQTRAREAEKAAKQAYAEKEHIFKLFFKQASQLFAYKQWFQLLQLETLYVQIKNKDQAGSTVLPVILPWMSSKDRKSRKNWRRVPKGKRSRRVDHEYDINKYAVALALGFGLVGAGLLLGWTVGWMLPSF from the exons ATGGCAGGAGCAGAAGCAAGGGCTGTGTGGCAGAGAACAGCTAATCGTTGTTTTGTCCAAGAAGATGCAAAAAGAGCTCCCAAATTAGCTTATTGCCAATCCTCATCTTCGACAACCAAGCAGGTGGATGCTGGGCCTGCAACTGCAACAGAGGGATTAGATCATCCTGGTGCTGCCTTCATGCCTATTAGTAGGAATCGTTCATATTCCAATCTACCCGCGGACACAAGATGGTGGTTGCAAATGCAACCTAATCATGGCTACCAAAAAGATTTAACCCCTGAACAGTTAAATGCATTGGAAGCTGACATGGAAACATTGAGAGCTGGATTTGTAAAACCAACATCCAAAAACAGTGAGATCGACCAACATAAAGGAGAGTTTACTGATGGTGATTGTGTGAAGACAGGTTATGAAGTTCAAAAGAAAGACGTGGACGCCGCATATGGTGAGAACATGCAGGAACTTCAGTACAAGGACATGAGGGAAAGATATGAAAAGATGGGGATGGACACCATTTCTTATGAACCAGATCCTTGGATGGGAGGTGTGAGGACTGAACCTTGGTGGCGGACAACTGATAGAGATGAACTGGCCTCCTTGGTCGCACAGAAGTCACTTGACCATATTGAGAACTGTGATCTTCCCCCACCTCAGAAACTGTATCATAAGAGACATCCATATGCTGCTCATGCTGGATTGTCTGACCATGATGGATTATTGGGGACATCTTTAGACAGGAAGGCTCAAGCCAACAGTCTTTCCAATATGACTACTCGTGCACAGGGATTTTCTGATACTGGGGTAACATTTGGAAAATGTGGAGAAGCAGCTGATGAAGAGCACTCTGACACATCATTGAG GGATCTGATAGATCTGCAAAAACTTACTGATGGTGACCCTACCAAAGCTCAGCTAATCGAAGCACTGTGCCATTCTCAAACACGTGCAAGGGAAGCCGAGAAGGCAGCAAAGCAAGCTTATGCCGAGAAGGAGCATATTTTTAAGCTCTTCTTTAAACAAGCTTCTCAGCTCTTTGCCTATAAGCAGTGGTTTCAATTGCTGCAGCTGGAAACCCTTTATGTCCAGATTAAGAACAAGGACCAGGCAGGCTCCACTGTTCTCCCGGTGATCCTTCCTTGGATGTCAAGCAAAGATCGAAAATCGCGCAAGAACTGGCGTAGGGTTCCCAAGGGTAAAAGAAGCAGGCGGGTCGACCACGAATATGACATTAACAAGTATGCCGTTGCTCTTGCATTGGGGTTCGGTCTTGTTGGTGCTGGCTTGCTCCTGGGATGGACTGTGGGGTGGATGTTACCTTCTTTCTAG